A single window of Uloborus diversus isolate 005 chromosome 5, Udiv.v.3.1, whole genome shotgun sequence DNA harbors:
- the LOC129222187 gene encoding SWI/SNF-related matrix-associated actin-dependent regulator of chromatin subfamily A-like protein 1 yields the protein MSQLTEEQRRKIEENRRKALEKRAAKTGSSAVNTPVTVTSSFSSFSKTPQNGVGPSVSAIANNFYKKPETSSKFGTLNVTSVKTGPFKNNSLIFQNGKLSNSSVVSQNTVKGTCVLLSRKRFFVDVGFHKEMIDLFKTIPSRLYDVQTKKWNFALEDHDKLNSSLKSLQPNVLIAPLPNILLKTFMKAKERREVEDHDLSSLDPVLLKALLPFQVEGVNFGIQHCGRILLADDMGLGKTIQAIAIAYYYRRHWPLLVVTPSSVRYSWAEAFRTWLPSVGTHDVTVINNGKDHVPNDKVILISYDLLAKMVDVLQKRNFKCVIMDESHFLKNPKSRRTKAALSIMKNMNCILMLTGTPALSRPVELYTQLSALRPREFFNYVEYGIRYCNGKTMPWGWDFSGSSNMEELQLLLEETVMIRRLKSEVIKQLPSKSRQMIVLDPSRVSTKSKVLKAMYEKMHHAGLKGMEKRGALLEYFHETGEVKIPAVCEYILDVLESDKKFLCFAHHQNVMQSICDAIEKKKVDYIRIDGSVSAEQRKKLCDHFQMSDSCKVAVLSITAANCGITLTAASLVIFAELFWNPGILTQAEDRAHRIGQEDSVLVQYLVAKGTADDEIWPLVQRKLEILNKAGLSKDNFKTADTVIKEDSTQPHLEDFWNEIDEFGFDIEENSPVPEKRMKLDS from the coding sequence ATGAGTCAATTAACAGAAGAACAGCGtcgaaaaatagaagaaaatcgTAGGAAGGCTCTTGAAAAACGAGCGGCAAAAACTGGAAGTAGTGCCGTGAACACACCAGTAACTGTAACGTCTTCATTCAGTAGCTTTTCTAAAACACCCCAAAATGGTGTTGGACCAAGTGTTTCCGCCATAGCTAATAATTTCTATAAGAAGCCTGAGACTAGTAGCAAGTTTGGTACTTTGAATGTGACGTCAGTGAAAACGGGGCCCTTCAAAAATAACAGTCTAATATTTCAGAATGGGAAGCTAAGCAACAGTTCTGTGGTTTCTCAAAACACTGTTAAAGGAACTTGCGTACTTCTGTCTCGAAAACGTTTCTTTGTTGATGTTGGATTTCATAAAGAAATGATTGATTTATTTAAGACTATTCCTAGTCGATTGTACGATGTGCAGacgaaaaaatggaattttgcccTGGAGGATCATGATAAGTTGAATTCGTCTTTAAAATCGTTACAACCAAATGTCTTGATTGCTCCCTTgccaaatattttgttgaaaacttttaTGAAAGCAAAAGAAAGGAGAGAAGTTGAAGACCATGATTTATCTAGTTTAGATCCGGTGCTGTTAAAAGCACTGTTGCCGTTTCAGGTAGAAGGTGttaatttcggaattcaacattGTGGAAGAATATTGCTCGCTGACGACATGGGGCTGGGTAAAACTATTCAAGCAATTGCTATTGCCTATTACTACCGAAGGCATTGGCCTCTATTAGTTGTCACGCCATCGTCTGTTAGATACTCATGGGCTGAAGCTTTTCGTACGTGGCTTCCGTCAGTTGGTACACACGATGTTACGGTTATAAATAACGGAAAAGACCATGTTCCTAATGATAAAGTTATTCTAATAAGCTATGATTTGTTAGCGAAAATGGTAGATGTTCTTCAGAAGAGAAACTTCAAATGTGTTATAATGGACGAAAGCCATTTTCTGAAAAATCCCAAATCCCGTCGGACTAAAGCGGCGTTatcaattatgaaaaatatgaattgtatACTTATGCTTACTGGAACGCCAGCCCTTTCGAGACCTGTCGAGTTGTATACACAATTGTCCGCTCTTAGACCGCGGGAGTTTTTTAATTATGTTGAGTATGGGATTCGTTATTGTAACGGAAAAACGATGCCTTGGGGTTGGGATTTTTCTGGATCTTCAAATATGGAGGAGCTGCAATTGCTACTTGAAGAAACTGTTATGATAAGAAGATTAAAATCAGAGGTTATTAAACAACTTCCCTCGAAGTCTCGTCAAATGATTGTGCTTGATCCTTCTCGAGTCTCTACTAAGAGTAAAGTATTAAAAGCCATGTATGAGAAAATGCACCATGCCGGATTAAAAGGCATGGAAAAACGAGGAGCTTTGCTTGAGTACTTCCACGAAACTGGTGAAGTCAAAATTCCTGCTGTCTGTGAATATATTCTGGATGTTCTGGAAAGTGATAAAAAATTCTTATGTTTTGCTCACCACCAGAATGTCATGCAGAGCATCTGCGATGCCATCGAAAAGAAGAAAGTTGACTACATTCGCATAGACGGATCTGTGTCTGCTGAACAGCGAAAAAAATTGTGTGACCATTTTCAGATGAGTGACAGTTGCAAAGTAGCCGTTCTGAGTATAACCGCTGCCAATTGCGGAATCACTCTAACTGCTGCCAGTCTCGTGATCTTTGCCGAATTATTTTGGAATCCTGGAATCTTAACGCAGGCTGAAGATCGTGCCCACAGGATTGGTCAAGAAGACTCGGTGCTCGTTCAGTACTTAGTTGCTAAGGGGACCGCAGACGATGAAATTTGGCCTTTGGTTCAAAGGAAACTTGAGATTTTAAATAAAGCTGGTTTGAGCAAGGACAATTTTAAAACTGCTGATACCGTCATTAAAGAAGATTCAACCCAACCGCACTTAGAGGATTTTTGGAATGAAATTGATGAATTTGGTTTCGATATAGAGGAAAACAGTCCTGTCCCTGAGAAACGAATGAAATTGGACTCATGA